One Pyrofollis japonicus DNA window includes the following coding sequences:
- a CDS encoding helix-turn-helix domain-containing protein yields MSTPAETPLKMREVSIPVEVPVKPASKREIKQLEAMLIIGTLFRPDVLQAALSKEEFLTWVDSLAVAAAALAMEKAGYTISQIAEELGRTEATIRRHLRGETKAGKLVRETYEMLVRGELKIAVPIVSPEAEEELKKLQEQVKQLEEEVRKLRAENTEIREKLSKLETAKNKAVEEISRAIEALNAAKEALEKA; encoded by the coding sequence ATGAGCACTCCGGCCGAAACTCCTCTAAAAATGAGGGAAGTCAGCATCCCGGTAGAGGTGCCGGTAAAGCCAGCCTCTAAGAGGGAAATAAAGCAGCTAGAAGCCATGCTAATAATAGGTACGCTGTTTAGACCAGATGTTCTTCAAGCAGCTCTCAGCAAGGAGGAGTTCCTTACATGGGTTGATAGCCTCGCAGTGGCTGCCGCAGCGCTTGCTATGGAGAAGGCAGGTTATACCATATCGCAGATAGCCGAGGAGCTTGGCAGAACCGAGGCAACGATAAGGAGACACCTACGCGGCGAGACTAAGGCGGGCAAGCTCGTCCGTGAGACATATGAGATGCTTGTACGCGGTGAACTAAAGATAGCAGTGCCCATAGTTAGCCCAGAAGCAGAGGAGGAGCTCAAGAAGCTCCAGGAACAGGTCAAGCAGCTCGAGGAAGAGGTTCGCAAGCTCAGGGCAGAGAACACCGAGATAAGGGAGAAGCTAAGCAAGCTCGAGACGGCAAAGAACAAGGCAGTCGAGGAGATAAGTAGGGCTATTGAGGCTCTAAACGCGGCCAAAGAAGCCCTCGAAAAAGCCTAA
- a CDS encoding ATP-binding protein, whose protein sequence is MIVPFIDRRRELRVLDEEWNKPGFRMIVVYGRRRIGKTRLLVEWLRQRRGVYYEAAELSYQQLAAEFSRVVGKQLGVYVSPSDVVKALEDLGQRADRIAIVLDEFQYLVNADGSLPSRLARSIDTVLQRTNLVLVLSGSAVSFFEKELLGYRAPLHGRRTSQLRLRPLRMIEAWEFWPRLGSIDALRAYSVVGGTPAYLALTYGVESLEELLKRVLDPASPLLEEALFLLRQELREPRSYAALIKAVVDGATRPSEAAYRAGIDPRSVHRYIEVLEELDIARRRTPLGFRRGARIFITDPYFRFYFGFITWAKNLVEQGLVDEVVEEAKHVIDAYASKTFEEWVEQHLGELYSLGVLPTRPVEYGSWWHRGEEIDLVVRDPGTSTSFIEAKWSDLSMYDTKNLIRELEKKAKKTGLMGPENYYIIVARRLKNIEDEAIRLDEHRIAINYFVLAKKLRRILGDNE, encoded by the coding sequence ATGATTGTACCATTTATTGATAGACGGCGCGAACTCCGTGTCCTCGATGAGGAGTGGAATAAGCCAGGATTCCGCATGATAGTAGTCTACGGCAGGAGGCGGATTGGTAAGACACGACTCCTTGTAGAATGGTTGCGTCAACGTAGAGGCGTCTATTATGAGGCTGCTGAGCTTAGCTATCAGCAACTGGCAGCGGAGTTTAGCCGCGTGGTAGGCAAGCAGCTCGGGGTCTATGTCTCTCCAAGCGACGTTGTTAAAGCACTTGAAGATCTCGGACAAAGGGCCGATAGAATTGCAATTGTTCTCGATGAGTTCCAGTACCTGGTTAACGCCGATGGCAGCTTGCCAAGCAGGCTTGCTAGGAGCATTGACACAGTACTCCAGCGCACTAACCTTGTGCTCGTACTCAGCGGTTCGGCTGTATCATTCTTCGAGAAAGAATTGCTTGGTTATCGAGCACCCCTGCATGGTAGAAGGACTTCCCAGTTAAGGCTAAGGCCTCTAAGGATGATCGAGGCCTGGGAGTTCTGGCCGAGACTTGGATCCATTGATGCGCTACGCGCCTACAGCGTAGTAGGAGGGACACCCGCGTATCTAGCCCTCACATATGGCGTGGAGAGCCTTGAGGAACTATTAAAACGGGTACTTGACCCTGCCTCCCCCCTTCTAGAGGAGGCACTCTTTCTCCTCAGACAAGAGCTACGCGAACCAAGAAGCTATGCAGCACTCATAAAAGCAGTTGTCGATGGAGCTACGCGTCCAAGCGAAGCGGCTTACCGCGCTGGCATCGATCCCCGCAGTGTGCACCGCTACATAGAGGTTCTAGAGGAACTAGACATAGCAAGGAGGAGAACCCCCCTCGGCTTCAGGAGAGGAGCTCGTATATTCATCACCGATCCCTACTTCCGATTCTACTTCGGCTTCATTACTTGGGCAAAGAACCTAGTTGAACAAGGGCTTGTTGACGAAGTAGTGGAAGAGGCTAAACACGTGATAGACGCGTATGCCTCTAAGACCTTTGAGGAATGGGTCGAGCAACACCTAGGAGAACTCTACTCCCTTGGAGTGCTACCTACTAGGCCTGTAGAGTATGGTTCCTGGTGGCATCGCGGCGAAGAAATAGACCTAGTTGTACGCGATCCCGGAACCTCTACGAGCTTTATTGAAGCAAAGTGGAGCGATCTAAGCATGTATGATACGAAGAACCTTATCCGCGAATTGGAGAAGAAAGCTAAGAAGACAGGCCTCATGGGGCCGGAGAACTACTACATCATTGTGGCCCGTCGCTTAAAAAACATAGAAGATGAGGCAATAAGGCTCGATGAACACAGAATAGCTATCAATTACTTTGTTTTGGCGAAGAAGTTGAGGAGGATTCTGGGCGATAATGAGTAA
- a CDS encoding aldehyde ferredoxin oxidoreductase family protein yields MPSLGWVSGKILHYDLSSGRSWVEELPEKIYRLVLGGRGLAAYLLYRLLGKGVDPLGPDNVLVFSPGLFLGSGLTTASKTIIAARSPLTGFLGRSSVGARLGVEIRRLGYDALVIHGSLEEPGVLVVDRDGARVEPAKELWGMLIGEARRRLGELLPGYESCVIGPAGEHLSAMALIDCNGRQAGRTGLGAVMGAKRLKAVLVKGYASPRPARPEKVRELVRKWAVELPRHPGSKNLIEYGTPAIITLTNKVHGVFPGLNWRESTLDWCPQGSEKAMEALGFWAPRKRVGRNPCPFCNRVCSQVVEAEVPGKGHVRVDGPEYETVYALGSNLGFCDVEPVAILNYLADEYGLDSISLGATLSWAIEALERGDLSREDVDGLDLRWGNLDALMDAVRRIALREGRLGELLADGSRRAAMKVGKGLEYAIQVKGLELPAYDARGLKGMALGFAVSSRGGDHLTSGAYAVELPGKLWVYEGVDARSSRGKGVLVKEMEDLMAVYDVTGVCKFSRYALTPEPLAEFASALLGVDMSPGDLLLVGERVVNLERLFNLREGLTPSHDTLPERLLREPIRRGPCEGCVVRPDELEEMKKEYYAARGWSPDGKPSLAKLVELSLTEIIDVEEGLVEKRV; encoded by the coding sequence TTGCCTAGCCTGGGCTGGGTTAGTGGCAAGATTCTTCACTACGACTTGTCTAGTGGAAGGAGCTGGGTAGAGGAGCTTCCCGAGAAGATTTATAGGCTTGTTCTTGGCGGGCGTGGGCTTGCTGCTTACCTTTTGTACCGATTGCTGGGCAAAGGCGTTGACCCCCTAGGCCCGGATAATGTGTTGGTGTTTTCGCCCGGCTTGTTCCTTGGAAGCGGCTTGACTACTGCATCTAAGACAATTATCGCTGCTCGTAGCCCTTTGACAGGATTCCTTGGGCGTAGCAGCGTTGGGGCTAGACTGGGTGTCGAGATTCGCCGTCTCGGTTACGACGCGTTGGTGATACATGGTTCTCTCGAGGAACCCGGCGTACTGGTAGTGGACCGTGATGGCGCCAGGGTGGAGCCCGCCAAGGAGCTGTGGGGTATGCTTATCGGCGAGGCTAGGAGGAGGCTTGGCGAGCTGCTCCCTGGCTACGAGTCCTGCGTGATTGGTCCTGCAGGCGAGCACTTGTCAGCTATGGCTCTCATCGACTGTAATGGTAGGCAGGCTGGCCGCACCGGGCTGGGAGCAGTCATGGGGGCTAAGCGGCTGAAGGCAGTGCTCGTCAAGGGCTATGCGAGTCCGCGGCCCGCACGCCCCGAGAAGGTGAGGGAGCTTGTCCGCAAGTGGGCTGTGGAGTTGCCGAGGCACCCTGGCAGCAAGAACCTCATAGAGTACGGTACTCCTGCCATAATTACTCTGACCAATAAGGTTCACGGCGTCTTTCCGGGGCTTAACTGGAGAGAGAGTACTCTTGACTGGTGCCCGCAGGGCTCCGAGAAGGCTATGGAGGCTCTTGGGTTCTGGGCTCCGAGGAAGCGTGTTGGGAGGAATCCTTGCCCGTTCTGTAACCGCGTATGCAGTCAAGTAGTTGAGGCCGAGGTTCCCGGTAAGGGCCATGTGAGAGTTGATGGCCCGGAGTATGAGACGGTCTATGCCCTTGGCTCGAATCTCGGATTCTGCGACGTGGAGCCTGTGGCTATTCTAAACTACTTGGCAGACGAGTACGGCTTGGACAGCATTAGTCTTGGTGCTACTCTTTCCTGGGCTATCGAGGCTTTGGAAAGGGGTGACCTAAGTAGGGAGGACGTTGACGGCCTCGATCTTAGATGGGGCAACCTGGATGCATTGATGGATGCTGTTAGGAGGATCGCGCTACGGGAGGGCAGACTCGGGGAACTACTGGCCGACGGGTCTCGCCGAGCCGCAATGAAGGTTGGCAAGGGGCTTGAGTACGCTATACAGGTTAAGGGGCTCGAGCTACCCGCCTACGATGCCCGCGGCTTAAAGGGCATGGCCCTCGGCTTCGCTGTTTCGAGTAGGGGTGGAGACCACCTTACCAGTGGGGCCTATGCTGTAGAGCTACCTGGCAAGCTCTGGGTATACGAGGGCGTTGACGCGAGGAGTAGTAGGGGGAAGGGCGTGCTCGTCAAGGAGATGGAGGACCTCATGGCTGTCTACGATGTTACCGGTGTGTGCAAGTTCAGCAGATACGCGTTGACCCCGGAGCCTCTCGCCGAGTTCGCCTCTGCGCTACTAGGCGTAGACATGTCTCCCGGCGACCTGCTACTAGTTGGTGAGCGCGTAGTCAACCTTGAGAGGCTGTTCAACCTTCGCGAAGGGTTAACGCCTAGCCACGACACTTTGCCGGAGAGGCTACTACGGGAGCCGATAAGGCGTGGGCCTTGCGAGGGATGCGTAGTGAGGCCCGATGAGCTCGAGGAGATGAAGAAGGAATACTATGCTGCTAGGGGCTGGAGCCCTGACGGGAAACCATCGCTCGCCAAGCTCGTGGAGCTAAGCCTAACAGAGATAATAGATGTAGAAGAGGGTCTTGTCGAAAAGAGGGTCTAG
- a CDS encoding 4-phosphopantoate--beta-alanine ligase, with translation MVGWRVPRSHPRYHSLVLRERLVEAWRRGIVVPEGLIAHGRGECFDYLIGEETQEFARRAARAAAALLLLAEYPVISVNGNTAALAARDVVLLAEAVGARIEVNLFYRTEERARKIAELLRENGAKEVLGVDDATGVIPGLEHARGRVSPRGILRADVVLVALEDGDRTEALRRIGKKVIAIDLNPLSRTARAANISIVDNVVRALPEIRRHVEELRDAPREELEEILRGYSNEEVLGEALRFIAKRLTELAEKGITIRFD, from the coding sequence GTGGTGGGGTGGAGGGTTCCTCGTAGTCATCCGCGTTATCATAGTCTTGTTTTGAGGGAGAGGCTTGTTGAGGCTTGGCGCCGAGGGATTGTTGTCCCGGAGGGGCTTATTGCTCATGGGCGTGGCGAGTGTTTTGACTACTTGATCGGAGAGGAGACCCAGGAGTTTGCCCGAAGGGCTGCTCGTGCCGCGGCTGCTCTGCTCTTGTTAGCCGAGTACCCTGTTATCAGCGTGAATGGTAATACTGCTGCTCTCGCCGCTCGGGACGTGGTGTTGCTTGCTGAGGCTGTGGGTGCTCGTATCGAGGTTAACTTGTTTTATCGCACGGAGGAGCGGGCCCGCAAGATTGCTGAGCTTCTTCGCGAGAACGGTGCCAAGGAGGTTCTAGGAGTTGATGATGCTACCGGTGTTATTCCTGGATTGGAGCATGCAAGGGGTAGGGTGAGCCCGAGGGGTATTCTGCGCGCCGACGTGGTGCTCGTGGCGCTGGAGGATGGGGATCGCACGGAGGCGCTTAGGCGTATCGGCAAGAAGGTGATCGCGATTGATCTTAACCCGTTGAGCCGCACAGCTAGGGCCGCGAACATCTCTATCGTGGACAACGTTGTGCGTGCACTACCGGAGATAAGGAGGCACGTAGAAGAGCTTAGGGATGCACCTAGAGAGGAACTCGAGGAGATACTAAGAGGTTATAGCAACGAGGAGGTACTAGGCGAGGCGCTTAGGTTCATAGCTAAGAGGCTTACTGAGCTAGCTGAGAAGGGAATAACCATTAGATTTGACTAG
- a CDS encoding type 1 glutamine amidotransferase domain-containing protein, giving the protein MPKALFIIEEGFDDLEFFYAYHRLIEEGFEPVIASSKKYDDVPLYDPETGSVKPRPRRVKGKHGLEVETNLSFKEALERIDDFDVLVLPGGRGPERARRHPEAVEIVKRMAEKGKPILAICHGPQLLVSAGVARGKRMTAYWGIRDDIVNAGAEYVDADAVRDGNIVTVRHTTVLGKGTKLFIELLKERGLIKA; this is encoded by the coding sequence GTGCCAAAGGCTCTCTTCATAATAGAGGAGGGTTTTGATGACCTAGAGTTCTTCTACGCCTATCACCGCCTAATAGAGGAGGGCTTCGAACCCGTAATCGCGTCCTCAAAGAAATATGACGATGTACCTCTCTACGACCCAGAGACGGGAAGTGTTAAGCCAAGGCCCCGCCGCGTCAAGGGTAAGCACGGCCTAGAAGTGGAGACTAATTTATCGTTCAAAGAAGCCCTTGAGAGAATCGATGACTTTGATGTGCTCGTGCTCCCCGGTGGCCGAGGCCCCGAGCGTGCACGTAGGCATCCAGAGGCGGTTGAGATTGTTAAGAGGATGGCGGAGAAGGGTAAGCCAATACTAGCGATATGCCATGGCCCACAGCTCCTCGTGTCGGCAGGTGTTGCACGAGGTAAGAGAATGACAGCGTACTGGGGCATAAGAGACGACATAGTAAACGCTGGGGCAGAGTACGTCGACGCTGATGCGGTAAGAGATGGGAATATTGTAACGGTTAGGCATACGACTGTGCTCGGAAAGGGGACAAAACTGTTCATAGAGCTACTCAAAGAAAGGGGGCTCATAAAAGCCTAG